A DNA window from Enterobacter cloacae subsp. cloacae ATCC 13047 contains the following coding sequences:
- the rpoB gene encoding DNA-directed RNA polymerase subunit beta → MVYSYTEKKRIRKDFGKRPQVLDIPYLLSIQLDSFQKFIEQDPEGQYGLEAAFRSVFPIQSYSGNSELQYVSYRLGEPVFDVQECQIRGVTYSAPLRVKLRLVIYEREAPEGTVKDIKEQEVYMGEIPLMTDNGTFVINGTERVIVSQLHRSPGVFFDSDKGKTHSSGKVLYNARIIPYRGSWLDFEFDPKDNLFVRIDRRRKLPATIILRALNYTTEQILDLFFEKVIFEIRDNKLQMELVPERLRGETASFDIEADGKVYVEKGRRITARHIRQLEKDDIKHIEVPVEYIAGKVAAKDYVDESTGELICPANMELSLDLLAKLSQAGHKRIETLFTNDLDHGPYISETVRVDPTNDRLSALVEIYRMMRPGEPPTREAAESLFENLFFSEDRYDLSAVGRMKFNRSLLRDEIEGSGILSKDDIIEVMKKLIDIRNGKGEVDDIDHLGNRRIRSVGEMAENQFRVGLVRVERAVKERLSLGDLDTLMPQDMINAKPISAAVKEFFGSSQLSQFMDQNNPLSEITHKRRISALGPGGLTRERAGFEVRDVHPTHYGRVCPIETPEGPNIGLINSLSVYAQTNEYGFLETPYRKVTDGVVTDEIHYLSAIEEGNYVIAQANSNLDDEGHFVEDLVTCRSKGESSLFSRDQVDYMDVSTQQVVSVGASLIPFLEHDDANRALMGANMQRQAVPTLRADKPLVGTGMERAVAVDSGVTAVAKRGGTVQYVDASRIVIKVNEDEMYPGEAGIDIYNLTKYTRSNQNTCINQMPCVSLGEPVERGDVLADGPSTDLGELALGQNMRVAFMPWNGYNFEDSILVSERVVQEDRFTTIHIQELACVSRDTKLGPEEITADIPNVGEAALSKLDESGIVYIGAEVTGGDILVGKVTPKGETQLTPEEKLLRAIFGEKASDVKDSSLRVPNGVSGTVIDVQVFTRDGVEKDKRALEIEEMQLKQAKKDLSEELQILEAGLFSRIYAVLVAGGVEAEKLDKLPRDRWLELGLTDEEKQNQLEQLAEQYDELKHEFEKKLEAKRRKITQGDDLAPGVLKIVKVYLAVKRQIQPGDKMAGRHGNKGVISKINPIEDMPHDANGTPVDIVLNPLGVPSRMNIGQILETHLGMAAKGIGDKINAMLKQQQEVAKLREFIQRAYDLGTDVRQKVDLNTFSDEEVLRLAENLRKGMPIATPVFDGAKEAEIKELLQLGGLPTSGQITLFDGRTGEQFERPVTVGYMYMLKLNHLVDDKMHARSTGSYSLVTQQPLGGKAQFGGQRFGEMEVWALEAYGAAYTLQEMLTVKSDDVNGRTKMYKNIVDGNHQMEPGMPESFNVLLKEIRSLGINIELEDE, encoded by the coding sequence ATGGTTTACTCCTATACCGAGAAAAAACGTATTCGTAAGGATTTTGGTAAACGTCCACAAGTTCTGGACATTCCATATCTCCTTTCTATCCAGCTTGACTCGTTCCAGAAGTTTATCGAGCAAGATCCTGAAGGGCAGTACGGTCTGGAAGCAGCCTTCCGTTCCGTGTTCCCAATTCAGAGCTACAGCGGTAACTCCGAGCTGCAGTACGTCAGCTACCGCCTTGGCGAACCGGTGTTTGACGTTCAGGAATGTCAGATCCGTGGCGTGACCTATTCCGCACCGCTGCGCGTAAAACTGCGTCTGGTGATCTACGAGCGCGAAGCGCCGGAAGGCACTGTTAAAGACATTAAAGAACAAGAAGTCTACATGGGTGAAATTCCACTCATGACAGACAACGGTACTTTCGTTATCAACGGTACTGAGCGTGTTATCGTTTCCCAGCTGCACCGTAGCCCGGGCGTCTTCTTCGACAGCGATAAAGGTAAAACACACTCTTCCGGTAAAGTACTGTATAACGCGCGCATCATTCCTTACCGTGGTTCATGGCTGGACTTCGAGTTCGATCCAAAAGACAACCTGTTTGTCCGTATCGACCGTCGTCGTAAACTGCCTGCAACCATCATTCTGCGCGCACTGAACTATACCACTGAACAGATCCTGGACCTGTTCTTTGAAAAAGTGATCTTTGAAATCCGCGACAACAAGCTGCAGATGGAGCTGGTGCCGGAACGTCTGCGTGGTGAGACCGCGTCGTTCGACATCGAAGCCGACGGCAAAGTGTATGTGGAAAAAGGTCGCCGTATTACCGCGCGCCACATCCGTCAGCTGGAAAAAGATGATATCAAACACATCGAAGTTCCGGTTGAATACATTGCAGGAAAAGTAGCCGCGAAAGATTACGTTGATGAATCAACTGGCGAGCTGATCTGCCCGGCTAACATGGAGCTGAGCCTGGATCTGCTGGCTAAGCTGAGTCAGGCTGGCCACAAACGTATCGAAACGCTGTTCACTAACGATCTGGACCACGGTCCGTACATCTCTGAGACTGTACGCGTCGACCCAACCAACGATCGTCTGAGCGCGTTGGTAGAAATCTACCGCATGATGCGTCCTGGTGAGCCACCAACTCGCGAAGCAGCTGAAAGCCTGTTCGAGAACCTGTTCTTCTCTGAAGACCGCTACGATCTGTCTGCAGTTGGTCGTATGAAGTTCAACCGTTCTCTGCTGCGCGATGAGATCGAAGGTTCCGGTATCCTGAGCAAAGACGACATCATCGAAGTGATGAAGAAGCTCATCGATATCCGTAACGGTAAAGGCGAAGTGGACGACATCGACCACCTCGGCAACCGTCGTATCCGTTCCGTAGGCGAAATGGCGGAAAACCAGTTCCGCGTTGGCCTGGTACGTGTAGAGCGTGCGGTGAAAGAGCGTCTGTCTCTGGGCGATCTGGATACCCTGATGCCTCAGGATATGATCAACGCCAAGCCGATTTCTGCAGCAGTGAAAGAGTTCTTCGGTTCCAGCCAGCTGTCTCAGTTCATGGACCAGAACAACCCGCTGTCTGAGATTACGCACAAACGTCGTATCTCTGCACTCGGCCCAGGCGGTCTGACCCGTGAACGCGCAGGCTTCGAAGTTCGAGACGTACACCCGACTCACTACGGTCGCGTATGTCCAATCGAAACGCCTGAAGGTCCAAACATCGGTCTGATCAACTCCCTGTCCGTGTACGCACAGACAAACGAATACGGTTTCCTTGAGACCCCGTACCGTAAAGTGACTGACGGTGTTGTTACCGACGAAATTCATTACCTGTCTGCTATTGAAGAAGGCAACTACGTTATCGCTCAGGCGAACTCCAACCTGGATGACGAAGGCCACTTTGTAGAAGATCTGGTTACCTGCCGTAGCAAAGGCGAATCCAGCTTGTTCAGCCGCGACCAGGTTGACTACATGGACGTATCCACCCAGCAGGTGGTATCCGTCGGTGCGTCCCTGATCCCGTTCCTGGAACACGATGACGCCAACCGTGCATTGATGGGTGCGAACATGCAACGTCAGGCCGTTCCAACTCTGCGTGCTGATAAGCCGCTGGTTGGTACCGGTATGGAACGTGCTGTTGCCGTTGACTCCGGTGTTACTGCAGTGGCTAAGCGTGGCGGTACCGTTCAGTACGTTGACGCATCCCGTATCGTTATCAAAGTTAACGAAGACGAGATGTATCCGGGCGAAGCGGGTATCGACATCTACAACCTGACTAAATACACCCGTTCTAACCAAAACACCTGTATCAACCAGATGCCTTGCGTATCTCTGGGTGAGCCAGTTGAGCGCGGCGACGTGCTGGCAGACGGTCCGTCCACCGACCTTGGTGAACTGGCGCTCGGTCAGAACATGCGCGTAGCGTTCATGCCTTGGAACGGTTACAACTTCGAAGACTCCATCCTCGTCTCCGAACGTGTGGTACAGGAAGATCGTTTCACCACCATCCACATTCAGGAACTGGCCTGTGTGTCCCGTGACACCAAGCTGGGGCCAGAAGAGATCACCGCTGACATCCCTAACGTGGGTGAAGCTGCGCTCTCTAAACTGGATGAATCCGGTATCGTTTACATCGGTGCGGAAGTGACCGGCGGCGACATTCTGGTTGGTAAGGTAACGCCGAAAGGTGAAACCCAGCTGACGCCAGAAGAGAAACTGCTGCGTGCAATCTTCGGTGAGAAAGCGTCTGACGTTAAAGACTCTTCTCTGCGCGTACCAAACGGTGTTTCCGGTACGGTTATCGACGTTCAGGTCTTCACCCGTGACGGCGTTGAGAAAGATAAACGTGCGCTGGAAATCGAAGAGATGCAGCTCAAACAGGCTAAGAAAGACCTGTCTGAAGAACTGCAGATCCTCGAAGCGGGTCTGTTCAGCCGTATCTACGCGGTGCTGGTTGCCGGTGGCGTTGAAGCTGAGAAGCTCGACAAACTGCCACGCGATCGCTGGCTGGAACTGGGCCTGACCGACGAAGAGAAACAAAATCAGCTGGAACAGCTGGCTGAGCAGTATGACGAACTGAAACACGAGTTCGAGAAAAAACTCGAAGCGAAACGCCGCAAAATCACTCAGGGCGACGATCTGGCACCAGGCGTGCTGAAGATTGTTAAGGTGTATCTGGCTGTTAAACGTCAGATCCAGCCTGGTGATAAGATGGCAGGTCGTCACGGTAACAAGGGTGTTATCTCTAAGATCAACCCGATCGAAGATATGCCGCACGATGCTAACGGTACGCCGGTAGATATCGTACTGAACCCACTGGGCGTACCGTCTCGTATGAACATCGGTCAGATTCTGGAAACCCACCTGGGTATGGCTGCGAAAGGTATCGGCGACAAGATTAACGCCATGCTGAAACAGCAGCAGGAAGTCGCGAAACTGCGCGAATTCATCCAGCGTGCCTACGATCTGGGCACCGATGTGCGTCAGAAAGTCGACCTGAACACCTTCAGCGATGAAGAAGTGCTGCGTCTGGCAGAGAACCTGCGCAAAGGTATGCCAATTGCAACGCCGGTATTCGACGGTGCAAAAGAAGCTGAAATTAAAGAGCTGCTGCAACTGGGTGGTCTGCCAACGTCTGGTCAGATTACGCTGTTTGACGGCCGTACCGGTGAACAGTTCGAGCGTCCGGTAACCGTAGGTTACATGTACATGCTGAAACTGAACCACCTGGTCGACGACAAAATGCACGCTCGTTCTACCGGTTCTTACAGCCTGGTTACTCAGCAGCCGCTGGGTGGTAAGGCACAGTTCGGTGGTCAGCGCTTCGGGGAGATGGAAGTGTGGGCGCTGGAAGCATACGGCGCAGCATACACCCTGCAGGAAATGCTCACCGTTAAGTCTGATGACGTGAACGGTCGTACCAAGATGTATAAGAACATCGTGGACGGCAACCATCAGATGGAACCGGGCATGCCAGAGTCCTTCAACGTACTGTTGAAAGAGATTCGTTCGCTGGGTATCAACATCGAACTGGAAGACGAGTAA
- the rpoC gene encoding DNA-directed RNA polymerase subunit beta', with protein MKDLLKFLKAQTKTEEFDAIKIALASPDMIRSWSFGEVKKPETINYRTFKPERDGLFCARIFGPVKDYECLCGKYKRLKHRGVICEKCGVEVTQTKVRRERMGHIELASPTAHIWFLKSLPSRIGLLLDMPLRDIERVLYFESYVVIEGGMTNLERHQILTEEQYLDALEEFGDEFDAKMGAEAIQALLKSMDLEQECEQLREELNETNSETKRKKLTKRIKLLEAFVQSGNKPEWMILTVLPVLPPDLRPLVPLDGGRFATSDLNDLYRRVINRNNRLKRLLDLAAPDIIVRNEKRMLQEAVDALLDNGRRGRAITGSNKRPLKSLADMIKGKQGRFRQNLLGKRVDYSGRSVITVGPYLRLHQCGLPKKMALELFKPFIYGKLELRGLATTIKAAKKMVEREEAVVWDILDEVIREHPVLLNRAPTLHRLGIQAFEPVLIEGKAIQLHPLVCAAYNADFDGDQMAVHVPLTLEAQLEARALMMSTNNILSPANGEPIIVPSQDVVLGLYYMTRDCVNAKGEGMVLTGPKEAERIYRAGLASLHARVKVRITEYEKDANGEFVAKTSLKDTTIGRAILWMIVPKGLPFSIVNQALGKKAISKMLNTCYRILGLKPTVIFADQTMYTGFAYAARSGASVGIDDMVIPEKKHEIISEAEAEVAEIQEQFQSGLVTAGERYNKVIDIWAAANDRVSKAMMDNLQTETVINRDGVEEQQVSFNSIYMMADSGARGSAAQIRQLAGMRGLMAKPDGSIIETPITANFREGLNVLQYFISTHGARKGLADTALKTANSGYLTRRLVDVAQDLVVTEDDCGTLEGITMTPVIEGGDVKEPLRDRVLGRVTAEDILKPGTADILVPRNTLLHEQWCDLLEANSVDSVKVRSVVSCDTDFGVCAHCYGRDLARGHIINKGEAIGVIAAQSIGEPGTQLTMRTFHIGGAASRAAAESSIQVKNKGSIKLSNAKSVVNSSGKLVITSRNTELKLIDEFGRTKESYKVPYGAVMAKGDGEQVAGGETVANWDPHTMPVITEVSGFIRFTDMIDGQTITRQTDELTGLSSLVVLDSAERTTGGKDLRPALKIVDAQGNDVLIPGTDMPAQYFLPGKAIVQLEDGVQISSGDTLARIPQESGGTKDITGGLPRVADLFEARRPKEPAILAEISGIISFGKETKGKRRLVITPVDGSEPYEEMIPKWRQLNVFEGERVERGDVVSDGPEAPHDILRLRGVHAVTRYIVNEVQDVYRLQGVKINDKHIEVIVRQMLRKATIENAGSSEFLEGEQVEYSRVKIANRELEANGKIGATFSRDLLGITKASLATESFISAASFQETTRVLTEAAVAGKRDELRGLKENVIVGRLIPAGTGYAYHQDRMRRRAAGELPAAPQVTAEDASASLAELLNAGLGGSDNE; from the coding sequence GTGAAAGACTTATTAAAGTTTCTGAAAGCGCAAACTAAAACCGAAGAGTTTGATGCGATCAAAATTGCTCTGGCTTCGCCAGACATGATCCGTTCATGGTCTTTCGGTGAAGTTAAAAAGCCGGAAACCATCAACTACCGTACGTTCAAACCTGAGCGTGACGGCCTTTTCTGTGCACGTATTTTCGGGCCAGTAAAAGATTACGAGTGCCTGTGCGGTAAGTACAAGCGCCTGAAACACCGTGGTGTGATCTGTGAGAAGTGCGGCGTTGAAGTGACCCAGACCAAAGTGCGCCGTGAGCGCATGGGCCACATCGAGCTGGCGTCTCCGACTGCTCACATCTGGTTCCTGAAATCTCTGCCGTCCCGTATCGGCCTGCTGCTGGATATGCCGCTGCGCGATATCGAACGTGTTCTGTACTTCGAATCTTATGTGGTTATCGAAGGCGGGATGACGAACCTGGAACGTCACCAGATCCTGACTGAAGAGCAGTATCTGGACGCGCTGGAAGAGTTCGGTGACGAATTCGACGCGAAGATGGGTGCGGAAGCTATTCAGGCCCTGCTGAAGAGCATGGATCTGGAGCAAGAGTGCGAGCAGCTGCGTGAAGAGCTGAACGAAACCAACTCCGAAACCAAGCGTAAAAAGCTGACCAAGCGTATCAAACTGCTGGAAGCGTTCGTTCAGTCTGGTAACAAGCCAGAGTGGATGATCCTGACCGTTCTGCCGGTTCTGCCGCCAGATCTGCGTCCGCTGGTTCCGCTGGATGGTGGTCGTTTCGCAACGTCCGATCTGAACGATCTGTATCGTCGCGTGATCAACCGTAACAACCGTCTGAAACGTCTGCTGGATCTGGCTGCGCCGGATATCATCGTACGCAACGAAAAACGTATGCTGCAGGAAGCGGTAGATGCCCTGCTGGATAACGGTCGTCGCGGTCGTGCGATCACCGGTTCTAACAAACGTCCTCTGAAATCTTTGGCCGACATGATCAAAGGTAAACAGGGTCGTTTCCGTCAGAACCTGCTCGGTAAGCGTGTTGACTACTCCGGTCGTTCTGTAATCACCGTAGGTCCATACCTGCGTCTGCATCAGTGCGGTCTGCCGAAGAAAATGGCACTGGAGCTGTTCAAACCATTCATCTACGGCAAACTGGAGTTGCGAGGACTCGCCACCACCATCAAAGCCGCTAAGAAAATGGTTGAGCGTGAAGAAGCTGTCGTTTGGGATATCCTGGACGAAGTGATCCGCGAGCACCCGGTACTGCTGAACCGTGCACCAACTCTGCACCGTCTGGGTATCCAGGCATTTGAGCCAGTCCTGATCGAAGGTAAAGCTATTCAGCTGCACCCACTGGTTTGTGCGGCGTATAACGCCGACTTCGATGGTGACCAGATGGCTGTTCACGTACCGCTGACGCTGGAAGCCCAGCTCGAAGCGCGTGCGCTGATGATGTCTACCAACAACATCCTGTCTCCAGCGAACGGCGAGCCAATCATCGTTCCTTCTCAGGACGTTGTATTGGGTCTGTACTACATGACCCGTGACTGTGTTAACGCTAAAGGCGAAGGCATGGTGCTGACTGGCCCGAAAGAAGCTGAGCGTATTTATCGCGCTGGCCTGGCCTCTTTGCATGCGCGCGTTAAAGTGCGTATCACTGAATACGAAAAAGATGCTAACGGCGAATTCGTTGCGAAAACCAGCCTGAAAGACACGACTATCGGCCGTGCCATTCTGTGGATGATCGTACCGAAAGGTCTGCCTTTCTCCATCGTCAACCAGGCGCTGGGTAAGAAAGCGATCTCCAAAATGCTGAACACCTGTTACCGCATTCTGGGTCTGAAGCCGACCGTTATCTTCGCTGACCAGACAATGTACACCGGCTTTGCTTATGCAGCGCGTTCAGGTGCATCTGTTGGTATCGATGACATGGTCATCCCAGAGAAGAAACACGAGATCATCTCTGAAGCAGAAGCTGAAGTTGCGGAAATCCAGGAGCAGTTCCAGTCTGGTCTGGTAACCGCGGGCGAACGCTACAACAAAGTTATCGATATCTGGGCTGCGGCGAACGATCGTGTATCCAAAGCGATGATGGATAACCTGCAAACCGAAACCGTGATTAACCGTGACGGCGTAGAAGAGCAGCAGGTTTCCTTCAACAGCATTTACATGATGGCCGACTCCGGTGCGCGTGGTTCTGCAGCACAGATTCGTCAGCTGGCAGGTATGCGTGGTCTGATGGCGAAGCCAGATGGCTCCATCATCGAAACGCCAATCACCGCGAACTTCCGTGAAGGTCTGAACGTACTCCAGTACTTCATCTCCACGCACGGTGCGCGTAAAGGTCTGGCGGATACCGCACTGAAAACAGCGAACTCCGGTTATCTGACGCGTCGTCTGGTTGACGTTGCGCAGGATCTGGTGGTGACCGAAGACGATTGTGGCACCCTTGAAGGTATCACCATGACCCCGGTTATCGAGGGTGGTGATGTTAAAGAGCCACTGCGCGATCGCGTACTGGGTCGTGTTACCGCGGAAGACATTCTGAAGCCGGGTACCGCAGACATTCTGGTTCCACGCAACACGCTGCTGCACGAACAGTGGTGTGACCTGCTGGAAGCGAACTCTGTTGACTCCGTGAAAGTGCGTTCCGTTGTATCCTGTGACACCGACTTTGGTGTATGTGCGCACTGCTACGGTCGTGACCTGGCACGTGGCCACATCATCAACAAAGGTGAAGCCATCGGCGTTATCGCGGCACAGTCCATCGGTGAGCCGGGTACACAGCTGACGATGCGTACGTTCCACATCGGTGGTGCGGCATCTCGTGCGGCTGCTGAATCCAGCATCCAGGTGAAAAACAAAGGTAGCATCAAGCTCAGCAACGCGAAATCGGTTGTGAACTCCAGCGGTAAACTGGTTATCACTTCTCGTAACACCGAACTGAAGCTGATCGACGAATTCGGTCGTACCAAAGAGAGCTATAAAGTGCCTTACGGTGCTGTTATGGCGAAAGGTGATGGCGAGCAGGTTGCCGGCGGTGAAACCGTTGCAAACTGGGATCCACACACCATGCCAGTTATCACCGAAGTGAGTGGTTTCATCCGCTTCACTGACATGATCGACGGCCAGACCATTACTCGTCAGACTGACGAGCTGACCGGTCTGTCTTCTCTGGTGGTTCTGGATTCTGCTGAACGTACTACCGGCGGTAAAGATCTGCGTCCTGCACTGAAAATCGTTGATGCTCAGGGTAACGACGTTCTGATCCCTGGTACCGATATGCCTGCGCAGTACTTCCTGCCTGGTAAAGCGATTGTACAGCTGGAAGATGGCGTACAGATCAGCTCTGGTGACACCCTGGCGCGTATTCCTCAGGAATCCGGCGGTACCAAGGACATCACCGGTGGTCTGCCACGCGTTGCGGATCTGTTCGAAGCACGTCGTCCGAAAGAGCCGGCAATCCTGGCTGAAATCAGCGGTATCATCTCCTTCGGTAAAGAGACCAAAGGTAAACGCCGTCTGGTTATCACCCCGGTAGATGGCAGCGAGCCGTACGAAGAGATGATTCCTAAGTGGCGTCAGCTCAACGTGTTCGAAGGTGAACGCGTAGAACGTGGTGACGTGGTTTCCGACGGTCCAGAAGCGCCGCACGACATCCTGCGTCTGCGTGGTGTGCATGCTGTTACGCGTTACATTGTTAACGAAGTACAGGACGTATACCGTCTGCAGGGCGTTAAGATTAACGATAAACACATCGAAGTTATCGTTCGTCAGATGCTGCGTAAAGCGACCATCGAGAACGCGGGCAGCTCCGAGTTCCTGGAAGGCGAGCAGGTTGAGTACTCACGCGTCAAGATCGCTAACCGCGAACTGGAAGCGAACGGCAAAATCGGTGCGACCTTCTCGCGCGATCTGCTGGGTATCACCAAAGCGTCTCTGGCAACCGAGTCCTTCATCTCTGCAGCATCGTTCCAGGAAACCACTCGTGTCCTGACCGAAGCCGCTGTTGCAGGTAAACGCGATGAACTGCGCGGTCTGAAAGAGAACGTTATCGTGGGTCGTCTGATCCCAGCGGGTACCGGTTATGCGTACCATCAGGATCGTATGCGTCGTCGTGCTGCAGGCGAACTGCCAGCTGCACCGCAGGTGACTGCTGAAGATGCATCCGCGAGCCTGGCAGAGCTGCTGAACGCAGGTCTGGGCGGTTCCGACAACGAGTAA
- a CDS encoding PTS sugar transporter subunit IIB has protein sequence MKNIVLCCAAGMSTSMLVQRMKDAAQKKGVEVTIKAVPVAEFKDNIATADIVLLGPQVKYEQAKLQAQAEPLGKKVAVIDMMDYGMMKGDAVLEKALKLLES, from the coding sequence ATGAAGAACATCGTTTTATGCTGTGCAGCGGGAATGTCAACGAGCATGCTGGTTCAACGTATGAAAGACGCCGCGCAGAAAAAAGGGGTTGAAGTCACCATTAAAGCCGTTCCGGTCGCGGAATTTAAAGACAACATCGCGACGGCCGACATCGTATTACTGGGGCCACAGGTTAAATACGAGCAGGCGAAACTTCAGGCCCAGGCCGAGCCGCTGGGTAAAAAGGTCGCGGTGATCGACATGATGGATTACGGCATGATGAAAGGTGATGCCGTACTGGAAAAAGCGCTCAAACTGCTGGAGTCATAA
- a CDS encoding PTS lactose/cellobiose transporter subunit IIA — protein MEDLETTIMELLVNAGAARSAALTALQMARKGDFDEAEKAMEESREYVKHAHTIQTQLIGLDEGTGKLPVNLITVHSQDHLMNAMVIQDLAGDMIELYRRIPLLN, from the coding sequence ATGGAAGACTTAGAAACGACAATCATGGAACTGCTGGTCAACGCGGGTGCGGCGCGCAGTGCTGCCCTGACGGCATTACAGATGGCGCGTAAAGGTGACTTTGACGAAGCCGAAAAGGCGATGGAAGAGTCGCGCGAGTATGTGAAGCATGCGCACACCATCCAGACACAGCTTATTGGTCTTGATGAAGGCACCGGGAAGCTTCCTGTTAACCTGATTACCGTCCATTCTCAGGATCACCTGATGAACGCGATGGTCATCCAGGATCTGGCGGGCGATATGATTGAGCTTTATCGACGCATCCCGTTGCTAAATTAA